The Primulina huaijiensis isolate GDHJ02 chromosome 6, ASM1229523v2, whole genome shotgun sequence genomic sequence CTTTCAATCAAGTAATTTTTTTGTAGACGTATTCTTGACACGTTAACCTAGTCCTATTCTTCTTTGATTAATTCTGACATCTTCATTTTATGTCTGGCACATTGAACTCCTGTTGCATATTTGCTCTGAACACTAATATTGTCGCAATTTTTCACCTGTTTCTGAAAATCTTGATCTCAGACGGTTGCCATTTGTCACGAATGGATTTCTTACTACTAGTAGTAGTCCCAAATGTCGTGTTTACCATGTACTGCTTTCATGGAGACATCGCCtcttgatcttgaattagctTCACAAGTTTGTTGAACGCATAGTTGTTAAAACGAGCGCCTGGATGCGCCTAGGCGACAGGTGCCCCCATTGCACCTTGGTAATTACCCAAGCGCATCCCTTGAAACAAGCGTGCGCCTATGCCCAAGCGCAAGGCCTGGGTGAGGCGCAAAAGCTAGCGCCTCATGAAGTGGTCTGCAAATCTTgtacataaataaaatttagttcAAGCCCAACCAAATTTGAAGCTCAATTACCAAAGCCCATAgctatttaatgataaaaaaagcCCTGCATTCATGTAATTTTTAACGATGAGCAGCAACTTTTCAGCTCCCTCGACTTCTATCTGCGATTCTGCGTGCAGCGCCCAAAAGGGCAAAACTGCAATTTTGGTTCTCAATTTCTAGCGATTCAAATAGGTTGCccttattttctttttccaaaTGTTTTTACAGCTTACTGCTTCCAATTTCTTTCAATTCCAGAAGTTCCTGTTTCTTTCCATTCCAGAAGTTTTTTATGTGTATGATTTACGCCATATTATctattaatgaatttttatttatattgtttgttatttttgtgaattatatttaatttatttgatattatagtataaataattttatatatgctgaattttaaaatttatgtcaaATGCGCATTACTTCAATAAAGCGTGTGCTTCGCCTTGCGCCCAGGCTCCAAAGTACCCTAGCGTTTTAGTGTGTCTTGCGCCTTAAATAACTATGGTTGAATGTATGAATTTTTTGACGTATTGATGCCTCATATACATTTCTACTGTGCTTTGGTCACTCTAGTCTCCTAACACGTTCATTAATAGGTTCCTACGGATCTACGCTTCGGTACAAAGGTGTGGAGCGATTGAAGCCGGTTGGGAAACATTCTATTATAGGAGCTAGTGGTGAGATCAGCGATTTTCAGGAGATAATGCGCTATCTTGACGAGCTTATGTAAGTGTGTATGATATTTAATAGTGGTAATTTAATTTTCACATGGCTTATTTTTTCTAAGACAATTATTCGTGTGTTGCGGTACATTTTTGACTCTTTCTTTTGCTTGCTCTACGGATGTAGCTTGTATGATAACATGTGGGATGATGGGAACTCCTTGGGCCCAAAAGAGGTGCATAATTATCTAACAAGAGTAATGTACAATCGCCGTAATAAGTTCAGTCCATTGTGGAATTCACTTGTGCTTGGTGGGGTTAAAAATGGGCAGAAGTACCTTGGAACGGTTgtttttcttttccctttttgatatttttattactttttCCCCCCTCCAAATTTCCGTACATATTTTGTCATGTCGAGCACACAGGttcattattttttgaatgCATTCAGGTTAGTATGATAGGTGTACATTATGAGGACAACCATGTCGCGACTGGATTCGGTAATCACCTAGCACGCCCTCTTTTACGTGATGAATGGCATGAGAATTTGACTTTTGAAGAGGGTGTGAAGTTACTGGAGAAATGCATGCGTGTGCTACTGTATCGTGACCGATCAGCTGTTAACAAGATTCAGGTTCGATTTATCGGGCGTGAAATATACCTGAAACTACTTATTTGGTTATATAAGATATTTTGATACTCTCTTGACGTTCCTTTATTTTTGCTCTTTCTGGGGCCCACTACTCGTTGCTTGAAATGAAGCACCAAGGACTAGTTTTAAGATTATCTAATTTATCAGAATTTTGTAGATGGTTTGTCGAACTTATGCAATCATATGTGGatcttgcatgatatttatgtGTGGACTGGAGGTCCTTGAGCAAATTTCATTAGAACTGAAAGAGTCGGGGATTATTTTGAGCACACCTGACGTCCTTTTATTTACTGTATGTATGATCATCTATTTCCAAATAGCTGAATCTATCCCCACGTTAACTAGTGCTGGAGTGGAATGCATGGCTTACAGTTTTTTGGTTGTTGGGGATTAGCTATCATACTTTTTCAGTGACAATTAATATTACTCCACAGATATCAAAGATAACAGAGGAAGGAGTTGCAACTTTTCCGCCATACTCGTTGAAGACTTATTGGAATTTCTCTGCTTTCCAGAATCCAACTATTGGTGCCGAGGGATCATGGTAGGAGGATCAAGTTGTAAACAGTGTTTTGCATTTGCTAAATGTTTTTCAGGTTTATTTGGTTCGAATTTGGCTGGatacattttaaatatgtaattttgTATGTTTGTTTTAGTTGCAACCCTTGGTCTGCAACTAATTCGTATCAGCTACCCGAATTTCGCATCTATGTTGTGCAATGTTTCAATCAAAGAATCATTCATTCCTGTCCCTTAAATCATACTTCATAAACTCAGGCGAGTTTTtttgttttccaattttttcaaCCATGTTGCCCTTTTCAACCAACCTCTTTATTTCTCATAATGTATAGTGCAGTAGCGAGTTCCTTGTCATTTTACATGGTGTGTGTGTGAAAAAAAGTGAACTAGATTTTACTCTATTTTAGTTTAGAAATGGTGCTCTTTCATGGATTATGGAAGCCATTGATTCTATTTTACATCCTATGAACTTCAAGTTCACGATATGCATACCATTGGACTTGTAACATTAAATGAGACGACGCTTCAGACATATTTTCATCCATTTATGACAGTTTCTGTGAGTTGgcagaaataaattatttttcatatcatCAACCGGTGAGATTTGGGTACGACCAGAGTATatatgttgtaaaaataaacaAGTTTAACAAATTATCGAAGAGTACAAAGCAAATTTTATTCTCATCAGTATAATTTGGGTGgttttaaatattcattttgcCACTGAAATGTTGGAGTTTATTTAATCTGACTggtttttttgttattattcttTGTGCATATTTTCTTCAATTTGCTCGACTGTAGTCCGGCGTTTCAATGTTTTGTTCATTGAGTCTATGTCATATCTAgagtatatttttattttgagacAATCTCTCGATCGATTTATATCCCATTAatcaagatataatttttatctGAAAGTTTTAGGTCGAATTTTGAGGAAAAAGATTCAATGATTTGTACCTCCTATTTGCAAATATAAATCTGTtcaattttgtataatttaaaaaacataGATTTAAATCCCCCGATTAGCTCTtatgttttcaacaaaaacaagATATTTCAAACTATTATTTACTGGAATGTTTAAGTATCGTTACTTGAATCAAATGCTCCAATGATCGAATCATttcatttgaatatataatcCTATACTTGCAATGCCTCATCCTGCAGGGttaaaaacaaactcaagaTTAAAGTCAAAGGATTTGaaatccttaaatttattgaactAGACACACACACGTGTGTGTGTATAGATTGATAGATAACACTCTGTTTACGGGGTCGGCGGTATGCTTAATactggcggcggcggcggcggagtTGGCTCCCTTACCATATTGAAACTATTGGCCATCAAGACATAATCtgcattatttatttcatatgtAAACAATACAATATATTGTCATTGGATTTCAGATATAAACAATCATATAGcttacaaaacaaaaataataacagAATAAAGTAATAATATATAGAATAGTTGTGGGGGGTTGGAGAAATTACTTTCAGACAAGGCAAAAAAACCTTATATTTTCGATTGCATGCATACCTGGAAAGATAATCGATCTCCCTTCAACTCTTGAATAAACgagaaatattaaaattattagtacAATCTTCTTCAAGCCCTCCATGGTGTGTGCATGCGTAATATGCAAGATCGCTGGGCTCAAttatatagattttaatttaatggTTGTGCTCGTTTTCTGaggaaataattaattgaacaATGGCATGAATTGAACGTTgctattttttcattattttttaaacgcAAAATATATATTggtcatataattaaataatcccTAATTAAGACTTTTAAGTAGCTATACAACACATTTTTTATATACGAATTTGGTAGATATAAATATAATCGGTCTTCATCCATGCCATTTTCAAATATAGCATGATAGGGGGAAGGTTACATGTAAGACCATAAAGGTTCAACTTTAATTTCTGGATGTTAAACAAACCAAGTATAATTTTACCGATCtggtatatataatataatatatatgtaatatatattttaaaaaaatgaggaaaaaagtaaataaaataaaaaattacaccgTTCAATCGAATTAATTTCCTGTGAAAACTACC encodes the following:
- the LOC140978702 gene encoding proteasome subunit beta type-4-like, with product MATHLVDSNPAMNCLLGSESDSQRTLYPYVTGTSVVGLKYKDGILLAADMGGSYGSTLRYKGVERLKPVGKHSIIGASGEISDFQEIMRYLDELILYDNMWDDGNSLGPKEVHNYLTRVMYNRRNKFSPLWNSLVLGGVKNGQKYLGTVSMIGVHYEDNHVATGFGNHLARPLLRDEWHENLTFEEGVKLLEKCMRVLLYRDRSAVNKIQISKITEEGVATFPPYSLKTYWNFSAFQNPTIGAEGSW